From the Geotrypetes seraphini chromosome 8, aGeoSer1.1, whole genome shotgun sequence genome, the window gtggctctgCTTCAGCTCATTTGGGTCCAAAGTAGCCCTAACTTAAAATTTAGCGAAGACCACtgtcatatgtgagaatattcaTTGGTCAAGTTGCTGGAGtcacactagagcagtggtctcaaactcgcagaccgggggccacatgcggcccgccaggtactattttgaggccctgggtatatttatcataatcgcaaaagtaaaataaagcagtttcttgatcgtatgtctctttagctataaacgaCAATatgattattaagacttagccaaaatgaaagatttataaactataaagagttttacctcatgcaaaattgtcatttctttaataaaacattaaatatttttactgaggtcctccaagtacctaaaaatccaaaatgtggccctgcaaagagtttgagtttgagaccactgcactagaggaaAGGTTCTGAAACCAGTTTTTAGGACATGATCCGTCAGCCAGGTtatcaggatacccacaatgaatatgcatgagatggatttgcatgcactacctgcattgtatgcaaatctatcccatgcatcttaattgtggatatcctgaaaacctggctaggcgggttccgaggactgggttgagaatccctcCATTAGAGCTTTGCAATCAGCATTTGATGCTGAAATGAGTGACGGGCAGGATGGTTTCTCAAGAAAACACTTCCAGGGATGACACCATCAGGAAATTGCTGCCTGTTGTTCCGTCTGACAATATAAATGTTTCAGATGTAGACCCCGTGACTTTAGTCTTCTTGGATAAAGTAGTGTGAttgccgtgttagtccactttaagAGTAATAGAAAGGAAAatacgaggggtgctgaaaagttctcagctcaaccaagacgagaatgatgtggagatggttcaatcaatgacctgaaacaatgtcaaaacagagaattttgtttctgcaaattggcacttaacgaaactAAGATAACCCTCTttgcagctacagtggcaaaataactcaaAATTTAGCAAGCtggttggtcgggctgagaacttttcagcaccttctcatatgtaataaaagtatgccaagtataggactatcaagccattgtgacatcactgatgaggttggctcttattggtggattgagaaatgtaaagtattacatgcgggaagcagaaactcgaggtacagctatacgatgggagggatattattgaatgagagtacccaagaaagggacttgggggtaatggtggacatgacaatgaagccgacggcacagtgcgcaatccaccaataagagccaacctcatcagtgatgtcacaatggcttgattgcaaaaaaaaaaaccgtgACATCCTAAGCTGACAGCAATTCGGAGCTCCCACTTAACTCTTCATCTTTTCTTTCATCACAGAGGACGCTCACTTTCCTGTCAATGTATCCCAACACTAACAAAATCTGTTCTAAATGTACATATTCCAATGAAACAAAATGGCGGAAAAGTCAGCTGTTAGGTTTTATTGCAGTGCAGGAAAGGCAAATAGCCAGAGAAAAgcaaaagaacaaaattaccgtAATGCATTTAAGTTTTCAACAGCAACAGAAGTATTTAAGCTTCATTTCTCTGAGGGAGGATGCAATCGTAACGGGTGTCCATAATTTCTGAtggttcttctgttcttatgcatTGCTCTATTTTATTCAGTCTTTGGGTTTGTCTTCTGTCCAGAATGAATGGCGAAAGGGGTCCCAGAGCACACAGACTGAACTTTCTCAGAACCGTAAGCATTTTGCAGCAACAACATAGGATTAGGAAAAATAATTTGTGTCAGAGCTCTAACGATTGTGCTGACCTGTTCGGCTGTCCGCATTCCTTCCTGTTTTGGCTTCTGTTCCTGGCCTGGCCCGTCTTTTTAATTGCACTTGCAATAATAAGATGAAATGGAATTGTCCCAGTTCCCGAAGAGCCCTTTCTTTACGTCCTTCAGGCGATGCGTGATCCCAGCAGAAAACTTGCGCATGTTGCCAGCCTTGGGCTTCTTGGACCAGACGGTGAGTTCACAGCGCGTTGCCACCACCAGCGAGGAGATGCGGTTGTTCCACTTCAGAGGTATGTACGGCATGTCGTCCCCGATTCGGGCATCCAGGTACTCTCCCCCGCAGCACTGGTCATAGTAGACGCTGCTGTCTTCGAACATGCGGGCACACACTTTGTTCCCTTCCGCGTCCTTGATTTCGTTGGGCTCAGGGCACTGAGCCACTGCCGCAGCCAATAGGAGAGGCAAAAAGCAGATGACCTGACCTGGCTGCATTTTTCCTCCGGGCTACAGTGGCTCTGCTCTGTTTGAAGAGGCACAAGTGGCTTTGCTGGGCGCAACTGTCTTATTTATAGGGTACAGGTGGGCAGTGACCAATTACTGCGCACCTTGTGGAAATCTTTAATTCTTAACCGATCCTGCTGCAGCTCACTTTGATTATCTGCAAGCCATCCAGGTGCACCCAAGGCCAGGGTAAATATCATCAAAATGATAGATGTGGGAAAATAGAGGCCTGCCCGAGAATGAGCACATAACTTTTACTGCAACAATTCAAGGCAAGCGATAAATACAATGCACTACCGTACTtatatcctgagtggagtagaacgggtacgagtggatcgatttttcgctccatgaCATAGACTagggggggacactcgatgaacttacagggaaatacttttaaaaccaataggaggaaattttttttccccactcagggaatagttaagctctggaacgcgttgccagaggatatggtaagagcggagagcgtagctggttttaagaaaggtttggacaagttcctggaggaaaagtccatagtctgttattgagaaagacaagggggaagccactgcgtgccctgtatcggtagcatggaatattgctactccttgggttttggccaggtactagtgacctggattggccaccgtgagaacgggcttctgagcttgatggaccattggt encodes:
- the SYCN gene encoding syncollin — encoded protein: MQPGQVICFLPLLLAAAVAQCPEPNEIKDAEGNKVCARMFEDSSVYYDQCCGGEYLDARIGDDMPYIPLKWNNRISSLVVATRCELTVWSKKPKAGNMRKFSAGITHRLKDVKKGLFGNWDNSISSYYCKCN